From the genome of Helicobacter pylori:
AAATGGGGGGGCGTTTTGAAAAAAGAGGGCGTTTTTTGCGCCGTATTAAAACCATCATCAATGGTTTTAGCCATTTTTTCAATTTCACTAAGGGTTTCTGAAATAATGTTTTTCAATTCCATTCTACCAGCCATTTTTCTAAATTCTCAACGCTCAAATAATCCCCTTTGATAAAATGTAAATAGTGCCGCTCTAGTGTTGCATCGTGCTTGAAAGGAGCGAGATTTTTTTGGATTTTTTCCAAACGCTTTATTTGTTTTAACGCCTCTGTATGGTCAGGGGTTTTTTTTAAAATATTAGTATAAATTTGCAACGCTTCTTCAAAAAACCCTTGTTCTTCGTAAATATGAGCGAGCGTGATAGTTTCTAAGGGCATGCGTTTCTCTTAATCGTTTGTAATCCCTAATCTCTAAACGCCATTTTTAGACTCTACTTGGGTGCGTAAAAAACTAAAAGCCGGTAAGGGTGCAGGCAATCGCACTAAATTCACATTCCCGCTATGGATAGTTTCTAATTCGGTGTTATTTTCTAAAAGGATTTTATACAGCACTAAATAAGAGCGTTTTTCAAAGGTGTAAATCTTGCCAATTTCATTGACTATGGGCGTGATAGCCGCATTTTTGGGAGCGATGATTTCATAAGCTATGTTAGTGGTCGTGGTGAATTTGCATGCAAAAAAACGCCCGTCTTCTGTGATTTCGCCATTGACTTGAAAATCCCCTTCGCTAATGGCTGTTTGGTGGTTTTGAGTGTCTAGCCTTTCAAAAGGCCTACGCATCAAATAGCCGTCCGTAAAACCCCTGTTTTTAAGCGTGTTCAATTCGCTAGTATAAAAACTCGGCTTTAAGGTGTTGTTATAAAAATCATCAACCGCTAAACGATAGATGCGCGTGGTTTGTGCGGCGTAATAACTGGACTTGGTGCGCCCTTCAATCTTAAGCGCGCTAATGGCGTTTGAACTTAAAATTTCAGCGATATGGCCAGAAAGGTTCAAATCTTTAGCGTTAAAAATATGCGTGCCTACGCCCTCTTCTTCAACCAACCTCATCATCACGCCGTTATCTGGGTTTTTCACATAATATTCATAATCAAACCGGCAATCATTCGCGCAACTCCCTCTATTAGGCACGCGCCCCTTTTGTAAAGCCGAAATCAAGCAACGCCCTGAAAAGGCAAAACACATGCTCCCATGCACAAAGATTTCTAATTCTAAATCGGGTAAGGCTTTTTTAATCTCAATCGCATCATTCAGGCTCAATTCCCTAGCGCACACAATGCGTTTAACCCCTAGATCATAAAACACTTGTGCATCCAGCAAATTTAAGACATTCGCTTGCGTGGATAAATGGATAGGGATATGCGGGGCGATTTTTTGTGCAAGTTTGATCACTCCAGGTGCAGCGATAATAAAAGCGTCTGGCTCTAATTCTGCCATTTTATAAATATGTTCTTCTAAAAGCTTGAGCTGTGAATTGAAAGGGAAACCATTGATCGTGGCATAGACTTTTTTATTTAGCGCATGGGCGTAGTCAATCCCTTCTTTGAAAGTTTCTAAAGTAAACTCCTTGCTTGCACGATTGCGTAAAGAAAAATGGCTCACTCCCCCATAAACCGCATCAGCCCCATAGTTGAGGGCGATTTTAAGTTTTTTTAAATTACCGGCTGGAGAGAGTAATTCAACCTGGTTCAAAACTACTTGGCTCCAAAAGAAGCGATCAAGGCTTCAATATCATCCGCGCTGGCTAAATCTTTATCGTCATCGCCGGTGATATAAGTCGCTGAACTCACGCGTTTAGAATCATCAATTTTGCCTTCAAAAAGCGAATTCATGTATTGGCTGAGCGCTCGCATGACATTGACCACTCGTTCAATTTTTTGGCGATGAATGTCTTGAAACTGCATAATATCCATCGCTTGCATGGAACTATCAGAGCAATTAGCGGCTTCTTCTCCAATGCTTTTAAGGGCGTTTAGGATTTCTTGTTGCTCGTTGAGCGCGGTTTTAAAAGATTCAACATGGGGGAAATGCGCATGCAAATTGTCAAAAATTTCTTGGTGTTTTTTTAGGGGTTCTTGGATTTTTTTAACCATTTTAGCGATTTTTTCAGCACTAGCCCCGATCAAATCCAATTGATCAAAAATTTGCGTGGCTTTCACTTCAGAATCCCTTGTAACATCGTCTAACTGATGCACAACTTTATGCTCTTCAGTGGGGGGAGGGGGAGGCCATTCATTGGGACTAATCTTGCCGTATTTTTCAGCGTCTTCTTTTTTGAC
Proteins encoded in this window:
- the cheZ gene encoding protein phosphatase CheZ, with amino-acid sequence MTQEELDALMSGGDLENLEALEAKEEAKEPTKEKEEVKESKESSSQKMTVKKEDAEKYGKISPNEWPPPPPTEEHKVVHQLDDVTRDSEVKATQIFDQLDLIGASAEKIAKMVKKIQEPLKKHQEIFDNLHAHFPHVESFKTALNEQQEILNALKSIGEEAANCSDSSMQAMDIMQFQDIHRQKIERVVNVMRALSQYMNSLFEGKIDDSKRVSSATYITGDDDKDLASADDIEALIASFGAK
- a CDS encoding peptidase U32 family protein, which produces MNQVELLSPAGNLKKLKIALNYGADAVYGGVSHFSLRNRASKEFTLETFKEGIDYAHALNKKVYATINGFPFNSQLKLLEEHIYKMAELEPDAFIIAAPGVIKLAQKIAPHIPIHLSTQANVLNLLDAQVFYDLGVKRIVCARELSLNDAIEIKKALPDLELEIFVHGSMCFAFSGRCLISALQKGRVPNRGSCANDCRFDYEYYVKNPDNGVMMRLVEEEGVGTHIFNAKDLNLSGHIAEILSSNAISALKIEGRTKSSYYAAQTTRIYRLAVDDFYNNTLKPSFYTSELNTLKNRGFTDGYLMRRPFERLDTQNHQTAISEGDFQVNGEITEDGRFFACKFTTTTNIAYEIIAPKNAAITPIVNEIGKIYTFEKRSYLVLYKILLENNTELETIHSGNVNLVRLPAPLPAFSFLRTQVESKNGV